From one Trueperella pyogenes genomic stretch:
- a CDS encoding ROK family transcriptional regulator: MGKKTTNPDLSAALIGLIGTRGPMSRTDAARHLGVSPATVTNVTKPLLAQGTLIESGTQPSAGGRPSVLLDVVQQRRYALGVKLTPNHLTMAEVDINGAPSPGESVDLDMRSPGAFEQIAHIIGDRVRDRTGLLLGIGLALPGFSDPENPDIVTAPTLGWDAVDLGRLLRTTTGLPVIIDNDVNALAVADQLYGENHANNRLLVTIGYGIGAALTADGRVLRGAHGGAGEFGHSTARASGLQCTCGLYDCLETLISDNALVRRARESGSLEPHQGKRQLNDLAEAGHPGARALFHDAGISLGIAVANIVHLFDPETITISGEGVDMWHHWESGFLEGLHSRLPENRRSTPVDIHPWTDDTWAHGAASLVFALPLAHLE, translated from the coding sequence ATGGGTAAGAAAACGACCAACCCCGACCTCAGCGCCGCACTCATTGGCCTCATCGGAACCCGTGGCCCCATGTCTCGAACGGATGCGGCACGTCACCTCGGCGTCTCCCCCGCAACCGTCACCAACGTGACCAAGCCATTGCTTGCCCAAGGAACTCTCATCGAGTCTGGCACCCAACCATCCGCTGGCGGCCGCCCTTCCGTCCTGCTCGACGTCGTCCAGCAGCGCCGCTACGCCCTCGGAGTCAAACTCACACCTAACCATCTGACGATGGCCGAAGTCGATATCAACGGAGCCCCCTCCCCCGGAGAATCGGTAGATCTCGACATGCGAAGCCCTGGCGCCTTCGAGCAGATAGCTCACATCATCGGCGACCGGGTACGTGATCGAACAGGCCTCCTGCTCGGCATCGGCCTAGCCCTCCCAGGGTTTTCCGATCCAGAAAATCCCGACATCGTCACTGCCCCAACCCTGGGGTGGGATGCTGTCGATCTCGGCCGATTACTGCGCACAACAACTGGACTCCCCGTAATCATTGACAACGATGTCAACGCACTAGCAGTAGCTGACCAACTCTACGGAGAGAATCACGCCAACAACCGCCTACTTGTTACCATCGGCTATGGAATCGGGGCAGCACTGACTGCCGATGGGCGCGTACTCCGCGGCGCACATGGCGGAGCAGGGGAATTCGGGCATTCCACTGCCAGAGCCAGCGGCCTGCAATGCACCTGCGGCTTGTATGACTGCCTTGAAACCCTCATCAGCGATAATGCCCTCGTGCGACGTGCACGCGAGAGCGGATCCCTCGAACCTCATCAAGGCAAGAGACAACTCAATGACCTCGCCGAGGCTGGGCACCCGGGAGCTCGCGCCCTCTTCCACGACGCCGGCATCAGTCTCGGAATCGCCGTCGCCAATATCGTTCACTTATTCGACCCCGAAACCATCACCATCTCCGGCGAAGGAGTCGACATGTGGCACCACTGGGAAAGCGGATTCCTTGAAGGGCTACATTCCCGACTGCCCGAGAATCGACGTAGTACCCCCGTCGACATCCACCCTTGGACCGACGACACCTGGGCACACGGAGCCGCCTCTCTAGTATTCGCCCTCCCGCTGGCTCACCTCGAGTGA